A stretch of DNA from Coccidioides posadasii str. Silveira chromosome 1, complete sequence:
TGTTGCCGTTGCGATTACAAGTCAAATCCCGCTGGAGAGATTCCAGGTCTTGCATGGACTCCCTGATAAAGCGTTTGGGCCTGAGATCATAGCCATCCCGAGACGCCTTGCTGATATGGCGCAAGGCCATCTCATGAGCATTAGTGTATTGGATCTCTGCGTGGGAGAAGATGATCGCATGACAGCCGAAGCCTGGGCGGATGGCGTTAACGGGTTCATCATGCTTTTCCGGAATGTCGCCGATATCACCTTAGATTTTCAAGATAGCTCCGACTTGCGACGATTCCATGGAATGTCCGAAGGTCTGTTGGTCCCACGGCTCCGATCTCTGGCGATCAGCCATCTGAGGTGTAGCGAGGATGATCTGGCTCGGCTTTTCTTCCGCCATTCCTCAACCTTGGAGATGATTTCCTTGAAATCAGTCCGCCTCAAGCAGGGGACCTTTAAGTCACTTATCCAGAAGGTACAAGGCTATCTGAAAACTGAGCACCTGTTCATGGATGGCGATGACAACCAAGATGTGGTCTATTGGAATTTCACAAAAGTTGGAGACAGCCTGTTCGTGTTTGCTGGCAAGGATGTCAGTGAAATAGCACAAGCTTCTTTGTAACTTGTCCCTAAACCGTATGTTTAGAGCTCAGAGAGTACCAATCCCCAGGGCCCCAGCATGCCAGACTTCTTGAACATTCTTGCATTGTGACTTTGTTCCCCACTTTTTGCTTCCCccctcctctctctctctctctctctctctctctgtgaaAGCATGCCATGTAAGTAGTTCGAATGGCTCAGGGTAGTTCTAAGGCCAGTTAAGCATCTCAACAAGAAGCCGATATGGTTCCATTGTTCACTCAGCCTCCTCCCTTTCTGTCTGATGGACTTTCGCAGCATGAGGGGGTAAGAGAGACGAAGCTGCAAAACGCGATAAGAGATGGATGCAGGCAACCAGTCACGTGCTCCTGGCGAGTCGCGCTAACGAAAACACTCTGCACAAAGTTGAGCTCCAATCTCCAGCAACAAGACCCTGTAACTAAATAAGTCTCTTAGGTTCGAGAATTGGGCGGCTGGCCCTTTGCAGTATGTGCAACATTGCCTTATCCTCTATGGAAGCCCCGGCTCCGGAGTAGGACCTAGTCGATACCAATAAGTGGCTTGTCTTTCCCCGCGAACTCTAACCACTGGCGACACGTTTCCACGGGCCCTGGTCGCTGGCCTATCGCAGGGAAAAAGAGCTAGCAAGCTTTGGTGCATGGCGAGATCTACGAAGTAGAGGAAGTATCCTCACAAAGCTCAGCCTACGGATTGCCACTTCTGGGGGCCAACGGCTTATCCTTTTGGCCCCTGGGAACCGGGCACCCGAGAAGCCGAAGTGATCGAATAACTCCATAAACCACTCTGCAATGCAGAGTAGATCGCGAAAATAGCCGATTCATAGGCACGCACCATGACGTGCATAGCCCATAGCTCACGAGTGGTCTCCGGTGACGTGGAAAGTGGGGTTGCTTTTTGGAAGAGAGCTTTGCCTGCTCTTCTCGCCTTTTCTGCCCCGGATTTTCGGCCTGATATTATCAGTCTCAACACGAACTCAAATCGGACCGAGACTCCCAGCACCTTGCCTACATCCTGCCTAGCTGTGTTCTGCTGTACATACCCCAGCCTTTTAAGATCATAACTGCACCGTCAAAGTTTCCTGAGAACGAGGAGCCTCGATTCTTTCCGTACCCAGCACCTGCGGGCGAAGCGAATTCTTTGGACCAAACCCAGCCAAGTTCAAAAGGTATCATGGCCGCCGACTCCACTACCCATCCTCCACACTCCCCGGACCCCACTTCGGAAGCGCGGACTGCCTTCCTTGCCTCCCTCAAATCCGTCGGGTCCAACCTTGATGCCGACCTCCGTTCCCGTGCCACAACCCTCCATGAAAATGCATCCATCATCCAGAAACAAGAAGCCGAGCTGAAAAGGACGACGAAGCAGCTTGCCAAGCAGGGCAATGAGCTGGAGAAGCTCGCCGATCAAGGCCGTCAGGGCCTGAAGGAAGTCGGAGATTTGCAGAACTGGGCGGAGCTGCTGGAGCGGGATCTTCTGATTGTCGAGGAGACCTTGAGGTTGGCGGATGAGGAAGATATGAAGAATGGGAAGATGCCGGCACAGCAGGATGGCCCGAAGCCGAGCCGGTTGAGGCGTTGGTTTTGATATCTTTTGGTATTCGAACCAAGGGCCCGGCGAATAAGGCCCATGTTCATCTACGGGCTAATGATCGAAAATATAGTCGTGAAATCTAATCAAATTGATCTATAAAGTACATATCCAAAGAACGCTTCGATTATTCAAAAAGCCAACCATGCGCATCCAAAATTTTAATCATCTATAGTACCATAGTCCTCTAGGAACCGCTTCCAAACCCCGCTTCCCTGTTCACAGGCACTCCAGCCTTCGCTCTCATCATAATAtccttcttcatcatcgGTAATTTCAATCTCAGGCCACTCCTCCCACCCATTCCACCGACCCAAGCTCATCAAGTGTCTCATCGTCGGCCTACCATGTGGGCAATTCCACGGTTTATCAATCATTCCCATGTGCCGAACAACCCTCTCCATTTGTTTAACAGTGAGGGATTTTCCAATCATTATACTGGATCGACATGCGCGCATGGCAAACATCTTGCGCACCTTGCCAGGCCGTGGGACGTAGAGATTTGTAAACTGcgacgatgacgatgcgGGATCAACATCACCATCGTCTTGGGACGCACGGTGGTGCTGTGGCGACTCGGATAGTAAAACAATTAATTCTTCCAAATCTCGTGTGTTGAACACAACCTCTTTGCTCAGAGGAAGGCTGATTAGTTTACATCTTCGTCCAATAGGCTCGTCACCGCTCGTGTCGATATCGACGATGAAGCCGTTCTTTTCCAAGGTTGGAATATTATCGATGATAACTTCTTCCTCAACGGCGGTGAGATCGAGCGTTTTAGGTCTGACGAGGCGCTGGTTTTGAACCACGGTCTCAGCTTGTAGCCGTTCAAAGTTATACTTCTCATCGGAGGCGTGTTGGTCAATTATAAATAGTTCGTCTTTTGTCGGATTATCTTGGAAGTCGGTGCTATCAGTTCCGGGCCTGATAGCTAAGATAAACCCGAGGTTAAATTGTCCAACAACCCGCATCTTAGCAAAATCCTCTTTTGAGACTGTTAGAGATAGCCTTGTTTCCGCTGAATCCTGCTGCTCTGAAGCTTCTTCGGAAATAGGTTCCTCTGAAGCTTTGTAATGCTTCAGGGACTCGAGATTTTCTTTGAGTAATTTCAGTTGTGCCTCGATTTTTGCAAGTGAACCGTCTACTGAGCACATTAACTCAACGGTTGAATCCCTTCCGCGGGACCGCTTAGACATTTTGTGCGCTCGCTCGACATTGTTTTCTGAGGGGACATTAGCCGTCTCTTCCGCAGCTTGAATCAATTCAGCCACTTTTTGCTCGTCccttgcttttttttcttgatcGTCAATATAACTTTCATCTGAATATGATGTTGAGCCGTCCTCCTCTTCGATATCCTCTTCTGGGGCGTGATCATCGTCACTAGATTCAACTTGCTCTTCATAATCACTTGCTTCAAATTTGCTGTGTGTCAATTTGGCCAATGGTTCTTCCTCCTCGTGCTTGTCCTCTTTTGCTTCACTGGGCCCTCCTTCTTCCCCTTCTTGCTGGTGATCTTCAATCTGGGTGCCTGGAGCAGCAAAGGAACTTAAAGATTGTCCTAGCTTGCTTGACGTGGTACCTCGCATCTGACGCTTTGTCGACGGTGCTGCTGTTACATGCCCTTCTTGGCCGGCTTTGCGTTTATGTGCGGAAGCATATCCGATGGTGGATGTAGTCGTTTTGCCCCCAACTGTAATGGTCGCAATCTCTGCCGGTGGCCTTGTAGGACGCATTCTGTCGAACGCCGACTTAATCATGTTAGGTGAGCTTTGGGGGGTGCTGTGGCCGGATATCAAGTTCCTCTCCTGACCAGGAAGAGGAGATACCTGACTTGATCTATCGGGCTCCTGGGCTTGGGTCTGTGAGGTAGAGGGGGGCGCAGATAGTTCGCTGACATTCACGGATGTTTGGGTTGAAGAGCAGGTACCTCCAGTCCCCTGCGGTGCGGGCTCAGGGGAGGCACTTAGCGACGTTCGCTGCTTATCGAACTCGTGGTCAGATTCCTGAACTTCCTTGTCTACTCCAATAGCCTCTTCTGAACGTTGGGTCGTTGGCGATGAATTGCTCGGCGCAGCTGCAATAGAAGGAGCATTCTTATTTACCAACTGCTTCATCGTACTTTGCCTTGGCACCGCGAGCTGGGACTGAGGCACAGTTTGGTCCTGACCTTCAAACAATTTCGTCAACGATGCCTTTAAAGATTCGATAAGAGCACCAGCATCATGCAACAATATCGTGCGTTTGTCCGGCGAGACATTAACATCGTAAGCATTAGTGTTCATCTCAAAATTGGCAAATATAAACGGTGACTGGGAGATATTAAACGACCTGTAGACTTCATTAAAAGCCCTCGCAATCTGCGGCAAGCCACATGGGCGAGAGTTCACGAAGAACATTTGGCGATCGGGAGTTTGTCTCCCTTCGCCGAACACGGGCTTGGATATATAACCATGCACGAATATCTTATTCACCTGCCCATCTTGTTGTCTGCGCGAGGTCTTTGATTCCGCGCTAGGCTCGAATTCCAATTCCAAATCTAGCGGTATCAGAGCAAGCAATGTTTTTGCTCCATACACATTTGAAATATTTTCCTTTGTCGTGGGGTTTGACTTCGTCGCGAATACCACCACGCTTTTCCCTTTGGGCATCTGGTTCTTAACGTTGAAACGAACTCCAGTGCTGATGCATGCATAGGCATGTAAAAGGCCTAGAACTTTGCCATATTCCCTCTTAATATTTTTCTCCAACTCTCGTCGCCGAACAGGGAGCCGTTGGAAGAGACCCTCGACGGAGGCAACGGTGCCCCTTTGACCAGCCACTACTTGAGTGTTTTTCAGTTTGCCAGAAACCTCAAAATCTAAGCGTGTAGCTTTGGGCGCTTGATTTGCCTGAGCGGTAACAATATGGAAGTCGGAAAGCGCGCAAAGCGACGAGAGAGCCTCGCCGCGAAACCCAAAGGTTTGAAGGGATGATAAATCTTCGAACGTGGAGAGCTTGGAAGTATGATGTTTCAAAGCTGCGAAGAATCAGTCACTTGACTACGAAAAGGCAACTGGGTCTTATAGCATTACCAACGCCTTCGTAGTTATTGGGCGGAATGCCGTGTCCATTGTCCTGAACTTCGATGAGGTCCAAACCATTGTTTTTGAATCGGATATCTTATCAGACGTGTGTAAATCTCAGTTAGAGCAAGTCCCATAACAAAGTCTGTCAATCGGCTACCCATACCAATTGACGTTGCGCCAGCATCGAGGCTATTCTCCACGAGCTCTTTAACCACTGAGCATAGGTCAACGATTACCTGTCCGGATTGGATTTGGTGTATCTAGGACCGCGTGAGTCAAGTTGGAATAGAGGAGAACGCGAGGTGTGGCAACAAACCGAACGGGCCTCAATGGCCTTGATAGTGGCCATATTCATCCCATGGCCATGGACGGGTTGCTATGCTGTGTTAGACATTCGAGGTTTCTTTCTGCGCCTCGTGGCTAGTGCCGGTTTATGTACCCTGTACTAACCACAATCGACGCGTGCGCGTTTAGTTACACGAGTTAATGGCCTTCCAATCCGGCTGTGACGTCACGGGACATGGGAGAACTTCAGTGCACGGCGTACAAAGGCATGGGACACGCACCACAAGTCAACAGACAACTTATTTAGATACCATAAGCAATGTCAAAAAATGTAGATCATATTTGTGATAGCATCAGGGAACATTTCATGTGTTATTCTCAAAAACTGCAACCATGTACAGAGTAAACACgctaaaaataaaagatgtaATTACAGCCAAAACAAAATAAATAACTACAGTCGTAACCATCCGAAGTCCTACCAATTCAGCCGAAGTAGGTACACGCGATTTCCATTCTAATGATCAAATCTGTCCGGCATCAAAACCGGCGCGATGAGAGTCCACAGAAAAATGGCGTAGCATACCCAGGCGCTAATGATTTTCACCCAGCTGGCCCAATAGGTTCTGCCAACAGGGGCGAGATCATCCTGGGCCTCGGGATCTAGATGCTGGGTGAGCAGAGTGGCAACCCACATTGTGGCCAACAAAAAGATAATATGGAATAGCGAGTAATTGTACTGGGTCGAGCCCCGCTCGTCATCCTTGGAGTCGGCGTCATCATCCGATTCGTCGTCGCTGTCATCCAAAGCAGATGCAGGAAGACTTCCGCTTTCAACGGCCGCACGAAGAGCCTCGGCACGCATTTCGCGGCGGCTACGGCTGGGCTGCTGAGTTACAAGGTCATGGTTCATCTCATCCTGACCTAAACGAGAATAGTCACCATGTGCACCGCTTGACCCGAGGGCAATGCCTTGGGTTGCAGCACGCGTAGTTGTATATGCAATAGTCAACATGGTAACAATAGCTCCAAGAACAATCGAAGCGGTTCTGGTTCCACGGGCACGAAGGAGTGGATTGCACTGTTTGTCGTCCGGTTCCATCGAAACCGCGGACATAGTCAAATAAGTGCAGTAGACAGTGACCATTGCCGCCTGCGCTAAGCCGGCGCGAGGGTTTGCTGCTTGCACCGCCGGTTGTATCGACACAACGGAAATGATCAGAAAAACGATTAGGTTGATCTGTGTAGTGTAAGTATTGGATAATGATGCAAGGTAGGGGCTGCTTACGGTAATTGCTGCTTGGTTCATCGCGCAGCCGCTGCGAGCGAAGAATATATACATAACGATCGTCATGGCGAACGAGGCGAGGTACATGCCCAAGGTCGAACCAATCAGCAAGACCTGCCACATGCGGGAGCCACTGTCTTCGATCTTTTCGAAGCATAATTCCGCCCATGAATGGGCAAGGTCCACCAAGAGAATAAGACCGAGCAGCAGGAACAGAATCGCGCCAACGAAGGCGAAATAACTACCCCAGACAAAGAAGAATGGCTCTGGGATGAAAAACGAGAGCACGATGAGCGCCAGCCAAACAATAATCTTAGGGCCCCAATATCCATTTTGTATACCAGCTCGTTGGTCTTTGGAAGAGCGTACTCCGAGAAGGAGGAGGGCAAGGATGATGTGAAACAATCCGAGGGCGAAGTTGATACGGTGAACAGCAACCCAGCCGTGGCATTTTTCTCCATCACAACTGATAGGCAAGAAGTCGAATGTAAGGTGTTCGAGTTTGTTCAAAGCCCATCTTGTTAACATAATCCACGAAAGGATGGAGTTTATGAGGAGGATAAATGCGTAGGCGATTCTCGTGGCCATGCTATCAGGTGGTCAGTCTATCCTTCTTGGGGTGAAGAACGAGAAAATCCCCTACCTGCTCTGGAATTTCCCACATGCCCTGCATAGGGCAGAGCACGTTGCAGCTCCGCAACATGAAGCAAGGCAGCCCACCACCTAAGAAGAGTTAGCAAGCGGTCGGTGAGAGCTTGGCTTGAGAACGGGTCCTCACCGTCCCCATGCTGGGAACTGCCATCAAAGGCAGAGATAGTAATGCACCCATACTGAGCGCCGCTCTAGAGGGTACTCAAAACAAAGTGTCGATTGCAATAGATGGTGTCTTGGTGGTTGGATATCGCGCCCTCCAAGATCTCGGACGACGGTCGGGGTGGTGATGGCGTTGGCGGTTTGCGGGTTGCCTTCCATGGCTTGGCAGCGTCGACTTCGCCGGCAATAACGTCACTCTGCTTATATAAGCCGGGCATCAAACGTCTCCGGGGTCGGCGCGAGTCACGAAGTGCACAGGGGCCCTTGTCGTCGAATTCATCCCGTGGCTGTCATTCCTAGCGCTTGCCACAAAGGAGGTGCATCTTCTATATAAATCGATACCGTGGACGAACGAGCCGGTCATACGCCGACCAAGCCAGGACCTATTCTGTTACACAAAAGAACTACTGCAAACACTGTGGCTTTACATATAGTTAGATCAACTCTTTCAGAGTGCCTTCCTGGACATTCATAGATCATACTGTTATCACATGGGTCTTAAGCACAGCGCGAAGCTAGAAGGGTGTTTTATTGCACCTAGAATTACTCCTCCTTCGCCATGTCTCCGTCGATAACAACAGCTCAGCGGTTGCTGACCGTGGTAGCGGCGACTGCAATCGCGCTCGCCAGCGGAACAAATGTAGCTATGAAGCCCCAGGCCAAATATGTCGTGTACATATGGTTGACCTTCTTCTAGTATGTCTATTCGGCATGGGCCCCTCAGTTTGCGGAACGTATGAAACTTTCTTCGACAGAAAGTAATCTTATTGTGCGCATCGCGTCTCTCACTTCAAATGCCCCCCTGTATGCTAATGGCCAGTAGGGTACGGCGGCAAACGTGGGAACCTATGCTAGTGGTATTGCTATTGGCTTGCTTGTTGATTCCAAAGGACCTCGTCCCGGTACTATGATTGGTACTGTGGCTTTGTTCCTGGGATATTTCCCCATTCATCGAGGTCAGTACCAACCCCTGAGCGTCCTGGGCATTAGAGTTGGGTTAGAGTGCTGATATTTGAATAGCCTATGCCTCCGGCGCTGGTTCGATGAGTGTGCCGCTTCTCTGCTTTTTCTCATTCCTCACCGGCTTAGGAAGCTGCTCTGCCTTTTCAGCGTCGATCAAGACTGGTATACTATACACCCTTCTCTATCTGGCCACCAGCTACTGACACAGCCGACACAGCTGCGTCCAATTTCCCGAATCATCGAGGCTCTGCTACAGCCTTCCCACTCGCCGCCTTCGGACTGAGTGCATTTTTCTTCTCAACGATAGCTGCATTTGCTTTCCGTGATGACACGTCTCTGTTCCTGCTCGTCCTCGCAGTTGGAACATCGTCGTTGATATTtgtttcatctttctttgtGAAATTGCTACCACATTCGTCCTCCTACTCCTCCATCTCGGACTATGAGCCAACAAACGCGTCTCAGTCGAGTCAGCTTCATAGAACCAGGTCTACAGATAACCATCACGGAATCGCAGACGTAGAGGCACCTCGGACTTCAACCTCCGTTGATTTGCCTGTATCATCCCCCGCACCGCCCCGACACGAGACTGCGGATGAGACATCATCGTTGATTACCAGATCATCGACGTCTGAGAATCCCCTTTTCGACGAGAACCTGAAATCGCGTGTGACTGGAGATTCACTTCATTCAGATTTGCGTGGCTTTCGGATCCTAGGAACCGTGGAATTCTGGCAGCTGTTTTCCCTGCTTGGGGTGCTGACAGGCATCGGCCTGATGACAATAAAGTTGGTTTTCCCTATTCTCATTTTATCTGAATGGTGTGCTAATGCCTTTGCAGCAATATTGGAAACGATGTGAGATTCGCTCCTAGATTGACAATACTACCATGCCTTTTACATTTTCTGACTTTGATCTAGGTCAAAGCGCTTTGGAAGTATTATGATGACAGCGTCAGCTCCGGATTTCTTCAAAAGAGACAAGCCATCCACGTTTCAACCCTTTCCGTGCTTAGCTTCATAGGCCGTCTTATCAGCGGTAATACAACCCATTTGTTTCCTACTAGGCGACTTTACCGAGTGAACTAACCCGTTCTCTAGGAATCGGCTCCGACCTTCTTGTCAAACATCTCAAAATGTCACGCCAATGGTGTGTCTTCGCAGCTTCGTTATTTTTCTGTGCTGGACAACTTGCCGGTGCCCaagtttccaatccacacCATCTCATACTGGTCTCCGGCATGACGGGCTTCGCCTACGGTATGCTGTTTGGAGTTTACCCTTCTCTCGTCGCGCATACGTTTGGTATTGGCGGCATCTCTCAAAATTGGGGCATCATGACCCTCGCGGCAGTCGTTGGTGGTAACATATTCAACCTCATTTATGGATCAATTTATGACCGAAACTCTGTGATATTACCAAACGGCGATCGTGACTGTAGGGAAGGGCTGGCATGCTACCGGACTGCGTATTGGGTGACGTCGTATGCGGGGATTGCAGGCGCCTTGATTACTCTATGGGGCATCTGGCATGAAAAGAGGGTCATGGCGAAACTGGTCGGGAAAAATAATAATCATGCGCATGCAAGttaaataatttttttttttttttccttcgaGTGGCATATCTGTTACAGTTGATATTTAGTATATACACTGGCCTCTGTTCAAGCACAGAATAAGTCGAAAGAACTTACTAGCTATACAGAGGTTCACCAATACTTTTATACCTGAATGATGTTGCTCTCGTCGTTTCATCATCTCACACCGAACTTGCTAAGAGCTCGCGTGCTTCTACTACATCTTATTGCTTCAAGTACACCATTAACCTTCATTTTCCTGACATCACACAGCACATTCCTGTCTGATCATGGAATAGCTTTCAAGAGGACTTCCCGATACGCTTTGTCTATTCTCATCCTCACATACTGATCGTTGCGCACAAAGCTATCATGCTTCAGCCAGTGAATGACTCTCTTCAGCTCTATAGTCTACTTTCCGCAAAACAATTTCCAACCCAATGCAGATAGGTAGAAAAGGAAATACCCAAATATGGTACTGTTGTATCATCATAACCCTACACCTACATATGTACAGTACCTATTTTACTCCTCGGAATCATGTCCTCAAAACAAGTGATGATTTCAATTCGCAACGAAAGCATTTTTAAACCCCTATGTATAGTCGGGCTCCTCCAAATAGCCAACCACGCCATGACAACAGAGTGGAAAAGGAACAAGATCCGATAAAAATACAGCATAGCTTAAATTAGCATTACAATAGATATCCGAGCCCAATgctttgaaaagaaaaaacacATGGGTATCTGGGTAATAGAAGGGACAGAGACAGTGGGTCGAGAAGGGGTTTGTTCGCTCTGCGGAATTTTCCGTAGCTAATAAGCGTACCAGCTGACTACGCGGCTAGGAAGCTTCGATGGTGGGGTTGGCGGGCGGTCCGATGGTATTGTCAGAAAGACGCGCTTTTTTGGCTTCTGGTTCTACCGGGTTCCCGCAGTTGTCGCTCTGTTTGTATTCATTCAACTCTTGTTCTAGCTCGCTTATCTTGCGTTTCAGCTCTTCCTCCCGCTTCTGAGCCTCTTCCAGAGAGCGTCTCAAATGCAGTTCAGAGTCCCGCACGTTCAGCTCTGACCTCCTCGAGGCCTCTTCGCTTTGTTCTAATTGTGTTACCCTCCCACGAAACAGCTCATTGATCACTTCCAGCTCGCTGACACGAGTTTTTAGCGAGGTATTCGCCGCGACTAAGCCTTCGTATGTTTGCGCCATCTCTAGATGCCGATCGTTGGACGACGTGCTTGATCCCGGGGATGGCTGTTGTAGTTGTAACGCTGAGAATCCTGCGGTGGATGGATTAATACCATGTTCCGACAAAGCGACACCATCGAACACGTTTTGGGGGGCGATATTATTGTTGTGAGCGAAGTTGGGGGTATCGGTACGCGATAGCGGAGAATTCGAGCGGTCAGACCGAGGTGATGTTTTTCGCGCTCTAGGAAAGCCGTATGCTCCGGTGGCAGCCATTGCATCGGCTTTGGAGGTAGGAGTCCCATTTACGTCAACTGCTGGCTGCTGATAACAAACCGAATTAGCTACTTCTGGATAGACAAGGAGAACTGTGACAGCCCAGAAGGCAAAGGTACCTTCCGCTTGGAGCCTTGCCCCGAGGTCTTGACCCTATTACGGCTCTTGATTACGTCTGTTTTCAGGTTCAATGGGCGCGGGCGACCGTGGAGTTTGAGGAAAAGACCGCAAGCGTTGCAGAGGACGGCTCCCATGCCATCTCTTCTCCACAGGGGCGTTTTCGAGGTGCCACAGTTCTGGCAAACGGACTGATATTGCGGACTCTGGTTAGCCATTGTAGTCGCCATGGTCATCATAGAATCAAAACAGGAGGGATTATCAAAAAGCAATAGGACTCGGAAAGGTCAGGTTAATATCTGGCTTTTGGGATGTCTTGGAATTGATAAGGGAACGGGTGATGGGATTCGGCAGTGataagggaaaaaaagattGGGGCTGAAACGCTAAAACGCACCGCGCTAAAGGCTGCGTTCCACGCTAGACCCAATTGGTAAAGCTCATTGGTTGGGAACAGTCCTCGCACGCGGCGCTCGAGGGCGACGGCAAGGCGacaggaaaagaagagagaaagcTGTTGGAGGGTCAATTGACTTACCGAAGCCGCTCCCGAACCGCCGGTGGTAGCACTTGGCGAAGAAGTGGCGTAGTTCATGCTCTGGGTCGCGTTATGGTTGTTACACACATTCTCAGTGGCATCATAGGCTCTGCAGGTATGCAAAAGAACGCAAAGACACCGTCAGCTAATGAAATCGCAAAGCAGCGTAACCGCTAATGCGGTGTGATATCGAAACCTCGGTTTCAGGTAAAGTTCCGGGTAGAGCTTGCAAGGGACTCCTGCTACTAACCGGAGATATGATGTCGGGGCAGACGCAGCAGAGGCTAGGGCAGAAAGCCCGGCGTTGGAAATAGGGCCTTCAGAACATGGTGCAGCCTGGCTTTCCATATTCTGACTTGTAGGACGCGTACTCAGAGTCTCGGATTGACCAGATGTCGATGCCGAGACGGGTAATAAGGGCGGAGACACGGAGGCGGAGGTGGCGCGCTCTCCCTCCTGGGAAGAGGCCGGGAACACCAGCATATCTGTCTGGTGCGAGTTTGGGGGAAGGGAAGGGCTAATGGCGGAAGATCCTAGGGTGAGAGTGGCTACGGCGGACGTCATCTCGAAGGAGCAG
This window harbors:
- a CDS encoding uncharacterized protein (EggNog:ENOG410PJUQ~COG:S~TransMembrane:11 (n11-22c31/32o50-70i77-93o105-124i144-165o171-191i302-324o348-373i382-401o407-430i442-463o489-508i)~BUSCO:6828at33183), producing the protein MSPSITTAQRLLTVVAATAIALASGTNYVYSAWAPQFAERMKLSSTESNLIGTAANVGTYASGIAIGLLVDSKGPRPGTMIGTVALFLGYFPIHRAYASGAGSMSVPLLCFFSFLTGLGSCSAFSASIKTAASNFPNHRGSATAFPLAAFGLSAFFFSTIAAFAFRDDTSLFLLVLAVGTSSLIFVSSFFVKLLPHSSSYSSISDYEPTNASQSSQLHRTRSTDNHHGIADVEAPRTSTSVDLPVSSPAPPRHETADETSSLITRSSTSENPLFDENLKSRVTGDSLHSDLRGFRILGTVEFWQLFSLLGVLTGIGLMTINNIGNDVKALWKYYDDSVSSGFLQKRQAIHVSTLSVLSFIGRLISGIGSDLLVKHLKMSRQWCVFAASLFFCAGQLAGAQVSNPHHLILVSGMTGFAYGMLFGVYPSLVAHTFGIGGISQNWGIMTLAAVVGGNIFNLIYGSIYDRNSVILPNGDRDCREGLACYRTAYWVTSYAGIAGALITLWGIWHEKRVMAKLVGKNNNHAHAS
- a CDS encoding uncharacterized protein (EggNog:ENOG410PNK7~COG:K~BUSCO:11651at33183), translated to MTSAVATLTLGSSAISPSLPPNSHQTDMLVFPASSQEGERATSASVSPPLLPVSASTSGQSETLSTRPTSQNMESQAAPCSEGPISNAGLSALASAASAPTSYLRAYDATENVCNNHNATQSMNYATSSPSATTGGSGAASSVCQNCGTSKTPLWRRDGMGAVLCNACGLFLKLHGRPRPLNLKTDVIKSRNRVKTSGQGSKRKQPAVDVNGTPTSKADAMAATGAYGFPRARKTSPRSDRSNSPLSRTDTPNFAHNNNIAPQNVFDGVALSEHGINPSTAGFSALQLQQPSPGSSTSSNDRHLEMAQTYEGLVAANTSLKTRVSELEVINELFRGRVTQLEQSEEASRRSELNVRDSELHLRRSLEEAQKREEELKRKISELEQELNEYKQSDNCGNPVEPEAKKARLSDNTIGPPANPTIEAS